The stretch of DNA GGGCAACTTAACTAAcagtcaaaaaaaaaaaaaaaaaaaaaaaacaagagCCAGCAAACTGACATTAACATTGATCAataaaataagaaaaaatgtaCCAGAGAATTCGATTATGAACTGATGACAATATCATTAAAGACTTTGCACAGTATTCAAAAACTAATCGAGAGCTTTGACCAAAAAGTGTCCCGACTTTATAATGAGACCGCCGCTTAATTCATAGGAGTTATATGGTATGCTTTGGAAAGCTATTACATTGTTTgataattcaaaaataagCCACAATACTTCACCTATTGTGTACCATGTATTATAAAACATCGCAGCTCGTATCTGTAAACATACATTGACTTACATTTTAGTGATAACTTGGGTACTTGAGTGAAGTCCATTTCTCCCGTGCTTCCGGAACATAAACCAACATAGATTCTCTTTCACTCGAAACTGCTCGAAGCTGttgctctttttttgatcgTGGCTTTAACTATAAAACTCAACAGCTGCGTGATGAACGCGCTGTCAACAAATTTCATCTTGCgaattatataaaaaacaCTGCGAGTGATTAAACCTCAGTAAACTTGTTACGTACCTCATAACATTAATGTGAAATACACTATATTGAATATGGGGGAAGAGATTAGACTTTTGTCCTCTAAAGGTCTTGAGACCCATAGTAGCTTTTGTTTGCCCGAGGATATTTTCAGAAACCGTTTAACATGGTTGTGCAGTGAGATTCGCAACTCAGGATTTTGGATCTGGTCGCTATCATGGTTACCGCTTGCCGTTTGGTGGGGGATGGCCAGTACTTGGTTTTATCCCCTTCTGACTTCAGTAGTTCTAATCCTGGCGCTAATTGCTATTTTGCCAGTAGTTCAAATACAGTACAGTAAATATACTTTATCAAATCAACTCACCCAGCTTTCTAAAGAAATCATCAAAAGTGCACCAGGTGCATACTCTGCTGATTGGGACGCTGTTGCAATACATTTCAATTCCTACTTGTATGAAAACAAAGCATGGAAAACTgcacattttttttttaatggtACTGACTGCCAAGAAGCATTCAGGAAAACCATTCTAGAGCCAGCTGTTTTGAGGAGACAAAACGAAGATCCTAGGTTCAGTTCAATTGAGATTTTGGTCCCTTACACCGAAGACGCGGTGCAGGTTTATTTTACAAAAGTAAACGCACAGTGGAGGTTGATCCATGGTAAGAAGGAATGCAAACTTACTATGTTGGAAAATGTCAAGCTTCCTAAGGAAACCTATCGCTGCAAGCTAGCATGGAGTTGCCAGAGAATCAGGATTTCTTTCTCTCCACTAGACTTCCTTCCTGATATGTCTGACTTCTTTATTTGTGCAAATTTATCACCAGCATGCTTGGTATCTTATTGGCTAATAGacattttctttagaatGATAGatgattttcaaaacataAGGCCTAAATCGATGAAAGTTGATGATAAAATGCAGTACCTATCAGATATTATAAACGAGCAGGGTGCTAGCCCTGAAAAATGGGATACAATTGCAAGGAAAACGAATACAcgattatttgaaaagaggGTCTGGAAAAACGAagagtttttctttgatgggACTGATTGTCAGGCATTCTTTGAACGGAACTTTAGTAGCCTTTTGttctcaaaaaaatctgcGTCGCCTAGATCATTAAACGTTGAACTTTGGAAATACATTCAAGAAGCGCAATTGAGCTGTAACTATGAGCCGTTACCATAAAGATAGAAACATTTATTTTGACTTAGAAGCTACAAGGAGGATCAACTattaatatttttcctAGAGaacatttttaaaattggaTTCAATAAATTAGCGCCATCTATTGCCCTTACACTTTTCTCCTTCATATCTGGCTAGAAAAGGGGGGGTTACATCTCGgaatcaaatattttccTCTGCGTCGAGTTTTAATCCTGCTTCTGGTtacattcttttttat from Saccharomyces cerevisiae S288C chromosome XIV, complete sequence encodes:
- the COS10 gene encoding Cos10p (Endosomal protein involved in turnover of plasma membrane proteins; member of the DUP380 subfamily of conserved, often subtelomeric COS genes; required for the multivesicular vesicle body sorting pathway that internalizes plasma membrane proteins for degradation; Cos proteins provide ubiquitin in trans for nonubiquitinated cargo proteins), whose protein sequence is MGEEIRLLSSKGLETHSSFCLPEDIFRNRLTWLCSEIRNSGFWIWSLSWLPLAVWWGMASTWFYPLLTSVVLILALIAILPVVQIQYSKYTLSNQLTQLSKEIIKSAPGAYSADWDAVAIHFNSYLYENKAWKTAHFFFNGTDCQEAFRKTILEPAVLRRQNEDPRFSSIEILVPYTEDAVQVYFTKVNAQWRLIHGKKECKLTMLENVKLPKETYRCKLAWSCQRIRISFSPLDFLPDMSDFFICANLSPACLVSYWLIDIFFRMIDDFQNIRPKSMKVDDKMQYLSDIINEQGASPEKWDTIARKTNTRLFEKRVWKNEEFFFDGTDCQAFFERNFSSLLFSKKSASPRSLNVELWKYIQEAQLSCNYEPLP